The proteins below come from a single Myxocyprinus asiaticus isolate MX2 ecotype Aquarium Trade chromosome 28, UBuf_Myxa_2, whole genome shotgun sequence genomic window:
- the LOC127419082 gene encoding troponin C, slow skeletal and cardiac muscles-like — translation MDDVYKAAVENLTEEQKNEFRAAFDIFVQDAEDGCISTKELGKVMRMLGQNPTQEELQEMVDEVDEDGSGTVDFDEFLVMMVRCMKEESKGKSEEELAEVFRMFDKNGDGYIDLDELKNMLESTGEAITEDDIEELMKDGDKNNDGKIDYDEFLDFMKGVE, via the exons ATGGATGATGTATATAAAGCAGCG GTTGAGAACTTAACAGAAGAACAGAAAAATg AGTTCCGTGCTGCGTTTGACATCTTCGTACAGGACGCTGAGGATGGATGCATCAGCACTAAGGAGTTGGGGAAGGTGATGAGGATGTTGGGCCAGAACCCCACCCAAGAAGAGTTGCAGGAAATGGTAGATGAAGTAGATGAAGATG gcaGCGGGACGGTTGACTTTGACGAGTTCTTGGTGATGATGGTGCGCTGTATGAAAGAGGAGAGCAAAGGAAAATCAGAAGAGGAGCTGGCTGAAGTCTTCCGCATGTTTGATAA GAATGGTGATGGCTACATCGATTTAGACGAGTTGAAGAACATGCTGGAGTCAACAGGTGAGGCCATCACTGAGGACGACATTGAGGAACTCATGAAGGACGGAGACAAAAACAACGACGGCAAGATCGATTACGACG AGTTCTTGGACTTCATGAAGGGTGTCGAGTAA